From the genome of Adhaeribacter pallidiroseus:
TAGCAGCTTTTGCAGAGCTGAGCCTAGCCACTCGGCCACGTTACCGGGTATTTGCGAGTGCAAACATACGTACATTTCTATTTCTATCAAACACTAACCACAAGAATTTATTATTAAGTTTTAGTGATCTAATTTCAAAGAGTAAATATAAACCAAAAAAGAAATGAAAAAAGCGCCTGAATACTCAGGCGCTTTTTTCATTTACTGCTAATTAATTTACTTATTCAGCAGCGTTAGTATCCGATTCTGGTGAATTATCAGTAGCCGATCTAGCATCAGCCGCTGCTTGCAGTTTCTTAGTACCAACTTCTTTTTCGTTATTTTGCATTTGCTCACGCAACGCAGAAAGAGCTTCTAAATCGCCCAAAGTAGATTTAACTTCTTCTTTTTTCTTGTTATCGGCAGGTTTCGCCGCTTGTGGCGCTGCTCCGATACCTGGGGTACCTGGCTTTTTCTTAAATTTATCCGCTTTTGCCGCCTCTTCTTTCGCGTCGGTGTACACGTTAGAATGCGACAATACAATTTTACGATCTTCCTTTGAAAACTCCATTACTTTAAAATCCAACGATTCACCAGCCTCAGCGGTAGTTCCGTCTTCTTTCACCAGGTTCTTCGGATAAGCAAATCCTTCGATTCCGTAAGGTAACTCTAATACCGCTCCACGATCGTTTTTCTCCAGGATGGTGGCCCGGTGCATAGAACCTACGTGGAAAACAGTGGCAAAAGTGTCCCAAGGATTTTCTTCTAGTTGCTTATGGCCTAATGCTAAACGCCGATTAGGAACGTCTAATTCCAGCACTACCACGTCTAAGGTTTCTCCTACCTTCACAAATTCTGAAGGATGTTTGATTTTCTTAGTCCAAGATAAATCAGAAACGTGAACTAAACCATCAACCCCCTCTTCCAACTCAATGAATAAGCCAAAATTCGTAAGATTACGAACTACGCCGGTATGACGCGTGCTAACGCCGTATTTCTGAAGAACATCTTGTTTCGTCCAAGGATCTTCGGTTAATTGCTTAATGCCTAAAGACATTTTGCGTTCGTCCCGATCCAGGGTTAAAACTACTGCTTCAATCTCATCACCTTGTTTAATAAAATCTTGCGGGTTACGCAAATGCTGTGACCAGCTCATTTCCGAAACGTGAATCAAGCCTTCTACACCCGGTAAAATTTCCAGGAATGCACCATAATCCGCCACATTCACAATTTTGCCTTTAATGCGGGAACCCACTTCAATCTCTGGTGATAAGGCATCCCATGGGTGAGGAGTTAACTGCTTCATGCCTAAAGAAATCCGCTTCTTGTCTTCGTCGAAGTCCAGCACTACTACGTTTACCTTTTGGTCTAATTCCAACACTTCTTGCGGATGGTTAATCCGTCCCCAGGAAATATCGGTAATGTGCAGTAACCCATCTACTCCACCTAAGTCGATAAATACCCCGAAGTTGGTCATGTTCTTGATAACACCTTCGAGTACCTGGCCTTTTTCCAGGTTGTTTAGGATACCCTGGCGTTGCTGCTCGAGATCTTTCTCGATGAGTACTTTATGCGATACCACTACGTTGTCGAAAGCAGCGTTGATTTTAACTACTTTCACTTCCATTTTCTTACCCACAAATACATCGAAGTCACGGATTGGCTTCACGTCGATTTGAGAACCTGGTAAGAAAGCTTCTACTCCGTATAGGTCGATAATTAAACCACCCTTGGTACGGCGTTTTACCATGCCCTCTAAAATAGTATCATTATCTAGAGCACCGTAAATATTATCCCAAGCCTTTACAATTTTCGCTTTTTTGCGAGATAAAATTAACTGTCCGTTAGGATCTTCCTGGTCTTCAATAAAAACCTCTACTTCATCACCAATTTTTATATCAGGCTGATCGCGGAATTCGGAAAGTGGAACTAAACCATCCGATTTAAATCCAATGTTCAGAATAACGTCCCGGTCGGTGATGCCTACAATGGTTCCTTTAATTACTTCTTCTTCCTGCACGGTGTTCAGGGTATCACCATACATTTTTTCTAGCTGCGCTCGCTCATCTTTGGAATAAGCGCCGCCAAACTTCTGAGACTCAAATTTGTCCCAGTCAAAATCATCAATATTTGTACTCATAAAGTATTGCTCTAAATTACTAACCAACAGTCGAGCTTTCTGCCGGTAATTTGGTTAAAGATTTTCCAGCAATTGCCAGAACCACTCATTTTGAATGGAATGGCAAAAGTAGTGATTTTTTGAAGAGAATGAAAATTAAGTTTTGGAGGATCAGCAGTAGTAATCCTGGTTTGCGTTAAGGCGATAAAAAATTAAAAAAATGCCTATTTTAATTTTTAGAACGCAGATACGTATGCCAGCTATGATCAATTGTATCAGAATGCAAAACCAAAAACGACGTTAAACTGGGTTTTTTAGGTTTTTGCTTTAACAGCATATTTGCTTCTTCCGGAGTTCGATCTCCTTTGCGAGTATTGCAGCGCATACAAGCTGTGCCTAAGTTAGTCCAATTAGACTCTCCTCCCCTTGATCGTGGTATAATATGATCTATTGTCAGGTTTTTGGTAGAATCACAGTATAAACAGCGAAACTGATCGCGGCGCATGATGTTCTGGCGACTTAAAGCAATGCCTTTGTAGGGCACATTCACGTAACGCTGCAAACGAATAATGGATGGAACCGGGAATGTTTTACTAATGGTTCGTAAAGCCCCATGGCGCTTCTCTACTAGTTCAGCTTTTTCCAAAAATAACAAAATAAAGGCTTTATGAATACTACAAAGGGAAATAGCGGAGTAATCCTGATTTAATATAAGTACTTTCTGATCCATAAACTTCTAAGAAACCTGCCTAACATACGTAATAATCATTTGTTTAGCAACACCAATCTATACAGTTAAGAACAAAAAAGTAGAACATTTTATTTCGCTAGCGGCAAAATTCTTTTGATAATGCGTAAACGATGCGTATACCGTTTTCGCTGGTGATTAAAAATGCCGTAATGGTCAAGCATATCTACACGTACTTCGCCGTGGGCATGAATAATTTGTTGATTTTCCAGCATTATACCAACGTGAATAATCCTTCCTTCGGCATTATCGAAAAAAGCCAGATCACCGGGTTGCGTTAAATTTGCGAAATGAACTTCAGTACCTAAAGATACTTGTTGCCAGGCATCGCGGGGAAAGGCAAAACCACATATACCAAAAACCTGCTGTACAAACCCAGAGCAATCAATACCAAATATAGATTTCCCTCCCCATAAGTAAGGCGTTTTTAAATAACTGTTCGCTATTTTAGTGAAGAAATTGATTTTAAATGGCAAAGCACTATTGGTAGCCCGGCCGCTATAAACATATTTCTGATCATTAATACGGATGTTAATGCCATCGAAAAAAGGCAAAACACTACCAATCATAATAGGTATGCGGGTAACGGCACTACTTACTGTTTGCACTAGATCAACGGCGCGCGGATGCGGGTTGGCTTTCCATTCGATAAAATAGTCGGGTGTTACCGGACAGTGTTGTTTAAAGTCTATCCAACCCTGATAGTCATCAGCGGCAATTTGGATTTGGTGCCAGTTCCCCTGAGAACCCTGGATTTGGTAACACTCACCGTACAAAAGTTGGGTTACTATTTCACTTTTATCGGAAGGTTCCGCTCTTACCGGCACTAAGCTTAAACTACATATTCCGTAATCCACTCTTTTTTAAATTTTTAGATGTTCGATGATTGGAATTAATTTTTTTAAAATAATAGATGATTAACCAATACTTGTTATCCTATTCACATAATTTCCATGTATTCGTCGAACATCTAATATCCTGCTTCGAACATCTAATTTAAAACCGTTCACGCTGCATTTCTCTTTTTACATCGCGTTCTTTAATATCTTCGCGTTTATCGTACAATTTTTTACCGCGGGCTAAGGCAATTTCCACTTTGGCAAATCCCCGCTCGCTAATGAAAAAGCGGATGGGAATGATAGTTAACCCTTGCTCCTCCGATTTTTTACTTAGCTGATTCAATTCTTTTTTGTTAAGCAACAATTTTCGCGGACGCGTGGGCTCGTGGTTGTTGTAGGTACCTTCGGTGTATTTGGCAATGGTAACTTGCAGCAGCCATAAGCCATCGTTCTGAAAAACGCAAAATCCGTCTTGTAAATTAACGTTCCCTTCCCGAATCGATTTAATTTCGGTTCCTTGCAGCATAATGCCCGCCGTATACTTGCTTAAAAACTCGTATTCGTACGAAGCTCTGCGGTTTACAATATTTACAGATTTTTAATTCGGTCTTTATCTTTTGCCATCTCTCCGGGAGTGAACCTCAAAATTTTACTTATTATTTATGAAATCAAAATTTTACCTATCTTTTCTCTTATAACAGTTTATTTACTCTGATCGCGGTAGTAAGACTAGTTAAAAGAAACCTAACTTATTTAAAAATGTTTCCATCACTCCTATTAATACAGGATATTTCCGGTAATTTCATGTTTAACAGGTGATATTCTTAAAAACCACTAACCGACTTACCTTTGAAGATAAATCGGTTAGTGGTTTATTTTAGCTAGAACATATTGTATAAGTATTCAATTAAGTAGTTGTTCGTTTTTAGTTGTTCGTTGTTCGATCATTAAGAAGTTGATTATTAAATGCTTAAATTTAGGTTTTTATCAACTTAATTTTGTCCAAGTACTTAGTAAAGTTTATATAAGGCTTTTCATGATTTTTTGCTTCAATTTAAATAGGAATTTGATGCGCTAATTTAAGTCTGTTGGTGTATCTGTTTAAAGCATCTTCCAGAGATGGCAAAATTTGGCAACGTTCATAACTTAACACACCAAAAACAGGGCGATTGGCTTAATTTTTTAAAAATTTCGTGGGCGTAACCACTTTGAATTTGCAATGGGTCCAACCCTACGCGTTTTGCTGCCTCGCGCGCTACATCAGCATAGGAATATTGCCCCTTGTTATACTAAGTGCCAAATACCTTTTTCCTCATCTATTATTAAATCTAAGCAAGCATGTACCAGATCAGGAACGTAAGTAGGAGCAATAATTAAATCTTCTGCCAGAACTATCTCTTTTTCAGCTTCATCAACCTGCACGTAGCCTGCCCCATTAATTATGGCCCAGGAATTATAATAATGAATAGCGCGCTCAATAGAGAACGGATCAATAATATTCATTTGTTTTCGGCCTATAAGCCGGTACGGAGTATGACGATCACCATAAATTCGGGCAAATGCACGACCTAAAGAACCAGTAGCTTCGGTTATGAGAACAGGCTGGATTACATTTTGGAGCTGATGAAGTTGTTTTTCGGTTATCCCTAACTTTTCCGCAATGGATTCTGTTTCCTAAACAGGGTCCCAGTTGCTCCACCAGATTGCTTTAGAACCCCGACTTAACCAATTAGCTTCCTTTTGAATAGTTACTCCAAAGTCTTCGGAAGCGGTGTTCAGGGGGTAAAAGAAACGGTTCGGCCGTTGCCACTAATCGGGTAAGTTAAATAAGGGATTCGGATATTTTTACTTTTAGACAGGCAGGATAATAGTTTAACTTAAGCTGTGAGTCGGGGCTGAGGTCCGCGTACATAAAAACTCCTGGTTCATAAACACCCTCCACGCGGATAACTAAATTTACCCAATCGTAGGTACCGAGCAACGACCAGGTTGTTACTCCTACCACGTTAACCCCGGATTTTTGAACCTCCAAGCAAGAATCCCAAACATGTTTGAACCATTGCAGCGATTCTTCGCAATTAGATTTTCAAACCTATATTTATAAGAAGGTAGGTTGCCATATACAGGTTTCAAAATACGAACGTTTATGGGAGTAGTTGGCGGAAACAGAGCTTATTCAGTATCCCGGAGCATAAAATTCGTATATATAATAGAGGAAATGCCTAAGCTTGGAAAACAAGTAAGTATATTCGCAAAAGTTTTATTATAATTGCTCGCAAGCAGTTTTCTTTAGATTTTGTTTGGAGGGAAATAGCGTTAATTTTAAAAAGTAGAGCTAAAACTATGTAGAAATTAAGGTTTTTACCGGGTTAAGTATTAATAAGAAGTAGTAGAAGTAAGTATTCCTGAGCGCAAAAGGCCCAAAACTTTAATTGTAAGAACCATTTTTTAAAAGATAAGCTTTAAATAAAAGAAAACTTATTTATTAAATTTTTATACCATTCTAAATTGTTGAATTATATTCCGTTTTCCTGGTTTAGTTTAATTCCCTTAGTGTTTGCCAGTATTACTGGCAACGTACATGAACCTAAAATTTTAAAAAAAACATCCTCCGGAATTACTTCCCCGGTATCCACCCCATCAACTGTAAAGAAACCGGAGCAAGATAGCATTAAAAATACTACCGATAGTTTAGATATTGAATCCAAAACATCTACTAAAACCCGTTCATCCAATTCTAAAAAATTAAATTCAGCGGTAGTGGGTCCGGACACCTTGCCAGGTTCCATCTTACCTGGAAAACGCATCATTGCTTTTTATGGTAGTCCTTTATCGAAACGGATGGGGATTTTAGGTGAGCTGCCGCCGGACGAAATGCTGGCTAAATTAGATATTGAAGTAAGTAAGTGGGAAAAAGCAGATCCCAAAACACCTGTTCAACCAGCATTGCATTTGATTGCGGTTACGGCACAAAATGAACCCGGTGTAAGTGGAAAATACCGATTGCATTTGGCAAACTCCGTTATTGATTCTGTTTTGCTAATTGCTCAGGCCCGCCAGGCATTAGTTTTCTTAGATATTCAACTCGGAACCAGCACATTACAAGAAGAACTACCCTTACTAGAAGGTTATTTAAAAATGCCCAATGTACATGTGGGTATTGATGCCGAATTTGCCTTGAAACCCGGAAAAGTACCGGGACGAAACATTGGTTCTTTTGATGCCAAAGACATTAATTATGCTACTGAGTACCTGGCTCAAGTGGCGGAGGAAAACCAGCTGCCGCCTAAACTATTAATAGTGCACCGGTTTACACAGCCGATGATTACGAATTTTAAAAAAATCAAGTTAAATCCATATTGCCAAATTGTAATGCACATGGATGGCTGGGGAAGCCCTACCATTAAGCGCAGTAGTTATCAGAAATACATCAAGGGAGAACCAGTGCAATATGCCGGTATTAAAATTTTTTATAAGAATGATATTAAACGCAAAGGCTGGCGCTTATTGCGACCGAAAGAAATCCTGGCATTAACTCCTAAACCGTATTACATTCAATACCAATAATTAAGGGTTAAAAATATTTTGGCTTGCTCCTACAAAATAAATCAGTATAAACTAAATAATTTAAAATAAAGCGTGGTAATAAAAAAAGCATCCGAATTGAATCGGATGCTTTTTTAAATTTTAGAATAAGTTAGAGCTTAAAACATAAGCCGTATAAATGTAAACCTTATAATAAAGCTTCATACAACACTTCTAAAGTATGCAAGGCCCGGCGACCGGTACCATCTTTGATTTGGTGGCGGCAACTGGTGCCGGGTGCGGCAATAATTACCGATTCGGGTTGTTTCCGAACAGTTGGAAACAAAACCAATTCCCCAATTTGCATGGATACCTCGTAATGTTCGGTTTCGTACCCGAAAGACCCAGCCATGCCGCAGCAACCGGATGGAATTACTTCTACGGTGTAGTTTTCCGGTAACGACAACATTTTTTGGGTGTATGCTACCGAAGAAAGCGCTTTCTGATGACAATGCCCGTGCAGCTTAATTAAGCGTTTTTCCTGTGTAAACTGATCTGGAGTAATGTTGCCTTTACCCATTTCTGCAAAAATAAACTCATCAATCAAATAACTATTCTTGGCAAGATTTTGCGCTTCCTGGTATTGGTCTTCCTCAACTAAATCTAAATATTCGTCTCGAAAAGTTAAGATGGCTGACGGCTCAATACCAATTAAAGGTACGTTGGCCGAAACTACTTTACTTAACTTTGCTACATTTTTAACGGCTAGTTTCTTAGCGTCCCGCACCAAACCTTTTGATAAATAGGTGCGCCCACTTTCTTCGTGTTCGGGCATTTGTACTTCATAACCCAACCGTTCTAATAGCTGCACGGCTTTTATACCAATTTCGGCATCATTAAAATTGGTAAACTCATCACAAAACAAATTTACTTTGCCTTTACTTCCGGTTAAAAATTTTGGCGGGGTTTGTTTTTGGTGTTTTTTAAACCACTGCCGAAGCGTGGTATGATGCAATAAAGGCAAAGGTCTATTTTCCGCAAAACCCACCACTCTCTTCGCTAGCCTGGAAGTAAATTTATTGGTAAATACAAAATTATAGATGCCCGGAGCGACCGAAGCCACATTATTTAAGTTCGTAAAATTACCTACTAATCGGGTACGCAGCGGGATGCCGTTGGCATCATAATAATGCTGCAAGAACTCGGCTTTCAGCTTAGCGACATCCACATTGGACGGACACTCAGATTTACAACCTTTACAGGATATACAAAGCTCCATAGCCTCTTTAATCTCGTGATGATCGAAACGGTTAGCTTTGGTAGAACGGGTTAAAAATTCGCGGAGCACGTTGGCTCGTCCGCGAGTGGTATCTTTTTCGTTGCGGGTAACCATGTAGCTGGGGCACATGGTACCGCCGGTTAACTGTGTTTTGCGGCAATCGCCGGAGCCGTTGCACAACTCCGCCGCCCGTAAGATGCCTTGCGCGTCTTTAAATTTAAAAACGGTATCAAAGTCCGGGGTAGTCTGACCCGGTTCATAACGCAGAAAGGTGTCCATGGCCGGGGTATTTACAATTTTACCCGGATTAAAAATATTATCCGGGTCCCAGGTACGCTTCACCTCTTCCAGAAGCTGGTAATTTTTAGCGCCTACCATCCATTTAATAAACTCACCCCGCAAGCGGCCATCGCCGTGTTCCCCACTTAAGGAACCCCGGTATTTTTTCACGAGTTGGGCAATTTCTTCCGCAATTATCCGAAATAACTTATTACCAGCGGCCGTTTTTAAATTTATAATGGGCCGTAAGTGCAACTCTCCTGAACCCGCGTGCGCGTAATGCACACAGTATAAATCGTGTTTTTTTAAAATTTGGTTAAACTCCGCGATAAAGTCGGGTAAATCATTCACGTCTACGGCGGTATCTTCAATTACCGCTACCGGTTTAGCATCCCCCGGAATGTTGGAAAGTAAACCTAAACCGGCTTTCCGTAAAGTCCATACTTTTTTAGTATCCGGACCGGTTACCAAAGGATAATGATAACCTAAGTTTTGCAGTTTTAGATCGGCGGTTAAAGCAGCCGCTACGGCTTCAATCTCGGCTTGGGTGTTTTTTGCAATTTCTACTACCAAAATAGCTCCCGGATCGCCTTGTACAAAAAAACGGTTCTGGCTTTGTTCCAGGTTGGCTTTGGTACATTCCAAAACATAATGATCCATGAGCTCACTGGCGCTTGGTTGATATTTTAAAGCCACCAGGTTCGCGCGCAGCGATTCATCAATGGTATGGCAATGAATACACAACAAACCAATCTCTTTAGGCGGTAGCGGAACGATGTTAAACTTTAGCTCGGTTAAAAAGGCCAGCGTTCCTTCGGAGCCAGCAATTAGCTTGCAAAAATTAAAAGCATCGGTACCGGGCGTAAAAGGCTCGGTGTCCAGTAAAAGATCCACGGCGTACCCGGTATTGCGGCGTTCCACGGTTGGTTTCGGAAATTCGCGCCGGATTTCTTCTTGGGTAGTTGGGTGGCTCAGCATAGCTTTGGTGGCCTGGTAAATGCGCGTTTCTAAAGCACTAGCTGCATTTTCGCCCAAACATTTTGCTTCAAACGCTGCCGGACTTAAACTGGTAAATTCGGTTTCGGAACCGTCGCTCAGAATGGCTTTCACCGATAAAAGATGCTCGCGGGTACTGCGGTATACTACAGAATTAGAACCACAGGAATTATTACCTACCATCCCCCCCATCATGGCGCGGTTAGCAGTGGAGGTTTCCGGGCCAAAGTATAAACCATAAGGCTTCAGAGCTAAATTTAACTCATCCCGAATAACGCCGGGTTGCACTTTAACCCAACGCTCTTCGGGGTTTATTTCTAAAATTTGATTAAAGGTGCGCGACACATCTACCACAATGCCATTACCCACCACTTGGCCGGCCAAAGAAGTTCCGGCGGTTCGGGGAATAAGCGAAGTACCCTCCTGCCGGGCAAATTGAATTAACGTTTTTATATCTTCCTTATCGGCCGGAAAAGCCACGGCTAATGGCATTTCGCGGTACGCCGAAGCATCGGTAGCGTACAACGTGCGCATGGTAGAATCATAATGGAGTTCGCCGGTTAATTGTTGGGCAAGTCGATTTAATTTGTCTGTATTCATTTTTAACTTAGAGGCATTACTTATCAGCTACATAAAAGCTAGTAATTATTGTAGGAATGCCTGATTTAGAACGCTAATATATTGGCAAATAACAGAAGTAAGAAGGTATGCAGATTAATTTTCCAGAAGAATTTAAAACTATAGCTGGCCATACATTTCAAATTTTCGAATTATTTTTTGAATTTAAAACTACTATCCTCCTGGAATCTGAATGAAGGCTATGTTTTATCTAAAGCAAATTAAATCTGCTTTCCATTAAGTAAATTCAATAAAAATTAAAAAAATGCATCTTTCCCTTTCTAGTTCTACCATCCGTTACTGGCAATCCGGCGATGAGTTAGCCTTAGCAAAACACGCCAATAATTATAATGTTTGGATTAACTTACGTAATTCCTTTCCTTATCCTTATACCTTGCAAGATGCTCAAACCTGGGTTATGATAGCGAATGCCACGCAGCCCGTTACCAACTTTGCCTTAGAAGTAAACGGTGAGGCGGTTGGCGGAATAGGACTTATTATACAACCGGATGTTTATTGCAAAAGTGCCGAGGTAGGCTACTGGCTCAGCGAAAAATACTGGAACCGGGGTATTATTACCGAAGCCCTGCAAGCTATTACCCAATATGGCTTTAATACTTTAGAACTTGAACGGATTTACGCCGGCGTATTTGAATGGAACTTAAAATCAGCAAGGGTACTGGAAAAAGCTGGTTATAAATTGGAAGGCCGGCTAACTAAAAGTGTGCTGAAAGATGGGAAGTTAATTGATTCTCTTTTGTACGCGCAAGTAAAGCCCACAGGTATACCATAAAAAAAGCCGCTCCAGGAGCGGCTTTTTTAAAATTTAATTTTAAAACTAATTAGCGTAAGTCAATAACCTTAACGCCTTTAAATTTTGTTTTATCAAACGCAAAATAGTTGTTATCTACATTGGGGTTCGGCGTAAAATCGGTGATGCTGTACGTGTAGCGGTTACCATTATTGCGGAACATTACCCAGCTTTTTAACGACTTATCTTTTTTGCTAATATTTAATCGTACTTTAAAAACCGGATCGTTGCGATCTTCCGGCGATAATTCAATTACATCGCATAATTCACCATCAACTTTGGCTTCTTCTACATAAGCAGATTTATAACCTTTTTTGTACATAGTAAATATTTTGTTGGGTGTCATTCCCTCATCTTCCGGATCATTTTCCGAAATATTTACTTCGTTTTCCGATTTAATGTACGTCCAGATGGTATTGCCATTGTTAATAATTTCCTGATCTTCGGTTTTTAAGCGAAATTTGTTGCCCATTACCGTTATCTCCCCTTCTACATTTTCTTTGGTTTTACTGCTAGTATTCTCCAAGGTTTGATTAAAGTCAGCCCGGAAGACTTTCATGGATTGGTACTTTTTACTCATCGCATCCAGGATCTGACGAGCTTTCGGGTCTTGCGCCTGCGCCAATTGAACAACAGATACAGCTATAATAAACACGAATAAGGTTATTCTTTTCATAATACTATTTAGAGGGTTACCTTTAAGTCTATTTTACTTTTCCATTGTATTCAATAATTGTTCCAAACTGTACTCATCCGGTATAAGCACATCGCGGGCTTTGCTACCCTCAAATGGCCCTACTACGCCAGCTGCTTCCAATTGATCAATTAACCGTCCGGCCCGGTTATAACCTAATTTTAAACGGCGTTGCAGCAAAGAGGTACTCCCTTGCTGATGCGTTACAATAATGCGGGCGGCTTCTTCAAATAAGGAATCGCGGGTACTGGGGTCAAAGTCGGCTTTATCGTTGCCGCTATCGTCGCCAATAAATTCCGGTAATAAATAAGCATCATTATAACCCTGCTGGTCCCCGATAAAATCACATATCCGGTCTACTTCCGGCGTATCCACAAAAGCACATTGCAAGCGAATTAAATCCGATCCTACCGAAAACAACATATCACCCTGACCAACCAACTGCTCCGCTCCACCGGTGTCTAGAATAGTGCGGGAATCTATTTTGGAAGTAACTTTAAAGGAAATCCGGCACGGGAAGTTCGCCTTAATAATACCCGTAATAACGTTAACCGAAGGCCGCTGGGTAGCTACCACCAGATGAATACCAATGGCCCGGGCTAACTGGGCTAAACGGGCAATGGGCGTTTCTACTTCTTTACCGGCCGTCATCATTAAGTCGGCTAACTCATCAATCACCAGCACGATAAAGGGCATAAACCGGTGGCCTTTTTTCGGATTCAACCGCCGTTCCACAAACTTTTGATTATACTCTTTTAAGTTCCGGCAACCGGCATCTTTCAGCAAATCGTAGCGCATGTCCATTTCCATGCACAACGAGTTGAGCGTATTAATTACTTTTTTGGTATCGGTGATTATCGGCTCATCGCTGTCCGGAAGTTTAGCCAAAAAATGCCGCTCAATCTTATTAAACAACGATAGCTCCACTTTTTTCGGATCAACGAGCACAAATTTAAGTTGACTGGGGTGCTTTTTGTAAATTAATGACGTTAGGATCGCGTTTAAACCCACCGATTTTCCTTGTCCGGTAGCACCCGCCATCAGCAAGTGCGGCATTTTGGCTAAGTCGGTAATAAAAACTTCGTTGGTGATGGTTTTACCAAAAGCAATGGGCAAATCCATCTCACTTTTTAAAAATTTTTCCGTGGAGAGAATGGACTTAATGGAAACCATTTCTTTTTTCTTGTTCGGTACTTCAATCCCAATGGTTCCTTTGCCCGGAATAGGCGCAATAATCCGAATCCCTAAAGCAGCTAAGCTAAGGGCAATATCATCTTCCAGATTTTTAATTTTGGAAATCCGTACGCCAGCGTCCGGCACAATTTCGTAGAGGGTAACGGTTGGGCCAATGGTAGCTTTTATGCTGGCAATCCCAATCGCATAGTTGGCTAAAGTTTCTACAATTTTGTCTTTGTTGGCTTCCAGCTCTTCTTTGGTTACCTGAATTTTGCCGTGGTTATAATCGTTTAGTAACTCAATATTCGGGTACTGGTAACGCGCCAGGTCCAGGGTTGGATCATAATTTTCCATGTTTTGCCCGACGGGCTCCACGGGAATGTCCGTTATTTTAAAATCGGGAGTAGGGGTTAAAAAAGGAGCAGGCGGCGTTTTTACGGGTTCCTCCTCCGAAAATAAATCTTCGTCATCTAAAAACGCCGGCTCATCATCGTAAGCTGGATCAATATCTAACTGAATTCCTCCGGTTAGCGGTTTGGTAGCTAAATTACTTACAGGTGCCGTTACTGCACTAGTAGCTACCGTAAGTACCGGAGCGCTAGAAACGGTTAGCTCCAGATGACTTTTATCCGAAACCAACCGGTTGTTTACCACCAGCTCCATCTCGGGTTCTTCTTCTTCGAGCAAATCCTCCGCTAGCTCTTCTGATTCAATACCAGCCGTTGGATTGGCATAGTGGTTTAATCCGGAAGATTGTTGCTCATAGGTATCGG
Proteins encoded in this window:
- the rpsA gene encoding 30S ribosomal protein S1 encodes the protein MSTNIDDFDWDKFESQKFGGAYSKDERAQLEKMYGDTLNTVQEEEVIKGTIVGITDRDVILNIGFKSDGLVPLSEFRDQPDIKIGDEVEVFIEDQEDPNGQLILSRKKAKIVKAWDNIYGALDNDTILEGMVKRRTKGGLIIDLYGVEAFLPGSQIDVKPIRDFDVFVGKKMEVKVVKINAAFDNVVVSHKVLIEKDLEQQRQGILNNLEKGQVLEGVIKNMTNFGVFIDLGGVDGLLHITDISWGRINHPQEVLELDQKVNVVVLDFDEDKKRISLGMKQLTPHPWDALSPEIEVGSRIKGKIVNVADYGAFLEILPGVEGLIHVSEMSWSQHLRNPQDFIKQGDEIEAVVLTLDRDERKMSLGIKQLTEDPWTKQDVLQKYGVSTRHTGVVRNLTNFGLFIELEEGVDGLVHVSDLSWTKKIKHPSEFVKVGETLDVVVLELDVPNRRLALGHKQLEENPWDTFATVFHVGSMHRATILEKNDRGAVLELPYGIEGFAYPKNLVKEDGTTAEAGESLDFKVMEFSKEDRKIVLSHSNVYTDAKEEAAKADKFKKKPGTPGIGAAPQAAKPADNKKKEEVKSTLGDLEALSALREQMQNNEKEVGTKKLQAAADARSATDNSPESDTNAAE
- a CDS encoding HNH endonuclease, which encodes MDQKVLILNQDYSAISLCSIHKAFILLFLEKAELVEKRHGALRTISKTFPVPSIIRLQRYVNVPYKGIALSRQNIMRRDQFRCLYCDSTKNLTIDHIIPRSRGGESNWTNLGTACMRCNTRKGDRTPEEANMLLKQKPKKPSLTSFLVLHSDTIDHSWHTYLRSKN
- a CDS encoding C40 family peptidase, with translation MDYGICSLSLVPVRAEPSDKSEIVTQLLYGECYQIQGSQGNWHQIQIAADDYQGWIDFKQHCPVTPDYFIEWKANPHPRAVDLVQTVSSAVTRIPIMIGSVLPFFDGINIRINDQKYVYSGRATNSALPFKINFFTKIANSYLKTPYLWGGKSIFGIDCSGFVQQVFGICGFAFPRDAWQQVSLGTEVHFANLTQPGDLAFFDNAEGRIIHVGIMLENQQIIHAHGEVRVDMLDHYGIFNHQRKRYTHRLRIIKRILPLAK
- the smpB gene encoding SsrA-binding protein SmpB, which produces MVNRRASYEYEFLSKYTAGIMLQGTEIKSIREGNVNLQDGFCVFQNDGLWLLQVTIAKYTEGTYNNHEPTRPRKLLLNKKELNQLSKKSEEQGLTIIPIRFFISERGFAKVEIALARGKKLYDKREDIKERDVKREMQRERF
- a CDS encoding sugar nucleotide-binding protein → MAEKLGITEKQLHQLQNVIQPVLITEATGSLGRAFARIYGDRHTPYRLIGRKQMNIIDPFSIERAIHYYNSWAIINGAGYVQVDEAEKEIVLAEDLIIAPTYVPDLVHACLDLIIDEEKGIWHLV